A single Natronorubrum sediminis DNA region contains:
- a CDS encoding winged helix-turn-helix domain-containing protein, whose product MSMQASNTPSESTPEPSAQLDVLGDECARTILVATRDGPKTAKELTKRTDSSSATVYRRINNLLESNLLAECVRFDDDGSHTTAYEATIDTLQVQIGGDGINVSVSEIDD is encoded by the coding sequence ATGTCAATGCAAGCGAGTAACACGCCTTCCGAATCGACGCCAGAACCGTCCGCCCAGCTCGACGTCCTCGGGGACGAGTGTGCGCGAACAATCCTCGTCGCGACACGAGATGGGCCGAAAACAGCAAAAGAACTCACCAAACGGACGGACAGTTCCTCAGCAACGGTGTACAGACGAATCAACAACCTTCTCGAGAGCAATCTCTTAGCCGAGTGCGTTCGGTTCGACGACGATGGCTCACACACGACGGCGTACGAGGCGACGATCGACACGCTTCAAGTACAGATCGGTGGGGATGGGATCAACGTCTCGGTGTCGGAAATCGACGACTGA
- a CDS encoding DUF7563 family protein, translating into MESSTAGARCRNCGTHVTQQFARVFGDNGDVVHGCPGCTTYREMQSGGHLPRE; encoded by the coding sequence ATGGAATCGTCGACTGCAGGTGCACGCTGTCGGAACTGCGGAACTCACGTCACCCAGCAGTTTGCCCGCGTCTTCGGTGACAACGGCGATGTGGTCCACGGCTGTCCGGGCTGTACGACCTATCGAGAAATGCAATCGGGCGGCCACCTCCCGCGTGAGTAG
- a CDS encoding DUF7344 domain-containing protein, which yields MSVQTNRSESLAESEVFHILGNDRRRAIVQLLAEDGGQVDVSDVASEIAATETDTTPVPNNLYKSVYVSLQQTHLPQLQEDDVIEYDSEAKTIQPGPHFEDVLQYINGHGASGPTVLQLHFAICVIGLAVIAFAGIGAPVVSSIDPVFASVIVLLVVAASSLYRLLA from the coding sequence ATGTCTGTTCAGACTAACCGCAGTGAGTCACTCGCAGAAAGCGAGGTGTTCCACATCCTCGGAAACGATAGACGTCGGGCTATCGTTCAACTGCTCGCCGAAGACGGTGGACAGGTCGACGTTTCCGACGTCGCCTCCGAGATCGCTGCAACCGAGACCGACACGACGCCAGTCCCGAACAATCTCTACAAGAGCGTCTACGTCTCCTTACAACAGACTCACCTCCCCCAACTGCAAGAAGACGACGTTATCGAGTACGACTCCGAGGCGAAGACGATCCAACCGGGCCCACACTTCGAGGACGTATTACAGTACATCAACGGCCACGGTGCAAGCGGCCCGACCGTCCTCCAGTTACACTTCGCCATCTGCGTCATCGGACTCGCCGTCATCGCGTTCGCCGGAATCGGTGCACCGGTCGTCTCGAGTATCGATCCCGTCTTCGCGAGCGTGATCGTCCTGTTAGTCGTCGCTGCCAGCAGTCTCTACCGATTACTGGCGTAA
- a CDS encoding DUF7282 domain-containing protein has protein sequence MTTRNQLLVVLTVLMMICSSGAMVAGATPATVDEQDDGYDDSEAGEDIAPDDEPDDAPPDADDDADEVGPPDDDDADDPDAPDDDDVDDVDDDDAPDDALDDEAPDDDADAAVTFSDQELEDDTVVVDEVALEDGGFVAIHDSSVLAGNVLDSVIGSSEYLEEGTHDDVEVTLDESLEEDETLVAMAHHDTNDNQEFDYVESDGDEDGPYVTEDGEPIADQAVVSVGDDVDPNDDDAPVDDDAPVDDAPEDAPADDPVDDDDRPADVDDDEVDDDEVPDDEAPDDDPVEDRPDDDDRPADVDDDEVDDDDRPVDDAPEDDKADDDDKVDDAPDDDEPAEEKPDDDKADDDKVDDDDKADDDDKPVDDDDKADDDDKPVDDAPEDDEPAEEKPDDDKADDDDDKPVDDDAPEVDDPAEEPPVADGPDADDPDDDAPVDDPDDDAVEEDPDDAPDDTIDVLVEELLVFVYVDEMPTNGDDVDMNDVDDNDVDVNGVDDNDVDNEYDTDNDHNGVDDNDDYNGADDANDVEIDSDDPAADDVPEDAVTDELEDAGYTLTDVELTVTIDEVTIIPVTDEDVANGMDSPADTPTDDDAPADDDAPADDGPNGPAMDDDAPADNGPDGPPMDDDDGPPGEDGPPADNGPNGPPMDDDDGPPGEDGPNGPPMDDDDAPADDGPADDESTPEVDDDDYDIVIEQATLFVFISDADEMLEDAPDDDPVDDAPDDDPVDDAPEDDAVDDEPADDGVEDDVDAADEPVDDGPADDDYAEPQPAVVATS, from the coding sequence ATGACTACACGTAATCAGCTACTCGTGGTACTCACCGTCTTGATGATGATTTGCTCGAGCGGGGCGATGGTCGCAGGTGCCACACCTGCAACCGTCGACGAGCAAGACGATGGGTACGACGACTCAGAAGCGGGCGAGGACATAGCACCGGACGACGAACCCGACGATGCACCACCGGACGCAGATGACGACGCGGACGAGGTCGGACCGCCTGACGACGACGACGCCGACGATCCCGATGCGCCTGACGATGACGACGTCGACGACGTCGATGACGATGACGCGCCTGACGACGCCCTCGACGACGAGGCACCTGACGACGATGCCGACGCAGCCGTGACGTTCAGCGACCAAGAACTCGAGGACGACACGGTCGTCGTCGACGAGGTCGCCCTCGAAGACGGTGGCTTCGTCGCGATTCACGACAGCAGCGTACTCGCAGGAAACGTCCTCGATAGCGTTATCGGCTCCTCGGAGTACCTTGAGGAGGGAACGCACGATGACGTCGAAGTAACCCTCGACGAGTCACTCGAGGAGGACGAGACGCTCGTCGCGATGGCCCACCACGATACGAACGACAACCAGGAGTTCGACTACGTCGAAAGTGACGGAGACGAAGACGGCCCGTACGTTACCGAGGATGGCGAGCCAATCGCTGACCAGGCAGTCGTCTCAGTCGGTGACGATGTCGATCCGAACGACGATGATGCACCAGTCGATGACGACGCTCCTGTGGACGATGCCCCTGAGGATGCACCAGCCGACGATCCGGTCGACGATGACGATCGACCAGCGGACGTCGATGATGACGAAGTAGATGACGACGAGGTCCCTGATGACGAGGCCCCTGACGACGACCCAGTTGAAGACCGGCCAGACGATGACGATCGACCAGCGGACGTCGATGATGACGAAGTCGATGACGACGACAGACCGGTAGACGATGCGCCTGAAGACGACAAGGCAGATGATGACGACAAAGTAGACGATGCGCCTGACGATGACGAACCTGCCGAAGAGAAGCCCGATGACGATAAAGCAGATGATGACAAGGTAGATGACGACGACAAGGCAGACGATGACGACAAACCGGTAGATGACGACGATAAGGCAGATGACGACGACAAACCGGTAGACGATGCGCCTGAGGACGACGAACCTGCCGAAGAGAAGCCCGATGATGACAAAGCGGACGATGACGACGACAAACCGGTAGATGATGACGCTCCTGAGGTCGACGACCCTGCTGAAGAACCACCTGTAGCGGACGGACCTGATGCAGACGACCCTGACGACGACGCTCCGGTCGACGACCCGGATGACGATGCTGTCGAAGAAGACCCCGATGACGCACCCGACGACACGATCGACGTGCTCGTCGAAGAGCTTCTCGTCTTCGTCTACGTCGACGAGATGCCAACCAACGGTGACGACGTGGACATGAACGATGTCGACGACAACGACGTCGACGTAAACGGAGTCGACGATAACGACGTTGACAACGAGTACGACACTGACAACGACCACAACGGCGTCGACGACAACGACGACTACAACGGCGCGGACGACGCAAACGACGTCGAAATCGACAGCGACGACCCCGCCGCTGACGACGTCCCTGAAGATGCCGTGACCGACGAACTCGAGGATGCCGGCTACACGCTCACTGATGTCGAACTCACCGTGACTATCGACGAAGTGACGATCATTCCGGTGACCGATGAGGACGTGGCGAACGGCATGGACTCACCAGCGGACACGCCAACTGACGACGACGCGCCAGCCGATGACGATGCTCCGGCTGACGACGGACCAAACGGTCCAGCGATGGATGACGACGCACCAGCCGATAACGGTCCAGACGGCCCACCAATGGACGACGATGATGGCCCACCAGGTGAGGACGGACCACCAGCCGATAACGGTCCAAACGGACCACCAATGGACGACGATGACGGTCCGCCAGGTGAGGACGGTCCGAACGGCCCACCGATGGACGACGATGACGCACCAGCCGACGACGGCCCGGCTGACGACGAGTCGACGCCCGAAGTCGATGACGACGACTACGACATCGTGATCGAGCAGGCGACGCTCTTCGTCTTCATCTCCGACGCCGACGAGATGCTCGAGGACGCACCTGATGACGATCCAGTCGATGATGCGCCTGACGACGACCCGGTCGATGATGCCCCTGAAGATGATGCTGTCGACGATGAGCCCGCTGACGATGGCGTCGAAGACGATGTCGACGCTGCGGACGAGCCCGTCGATGACGGGCCTGCGGACGATGACTATGCCGAGCCACAGCCAGCAGTCGTTGCAACGAGCTAA
- a CDS encoding helix-turn-helix transcriptional regulator produces MTSQFHGSATTLVSPETAGIESVTTDISIWSAPFVAAGVGHPAQLEWSPHIAALLGILGLALLGGVLVVRNRLGSRDSFSADSSTHTEEFLTDREQVQQLIQDNGGRMKQSRIVDSVDWSKAKVSRLLAELEEEGRITKLRLGRENLVCLPGHEPTASQSPERPTSE; encoded by the coding sequence ATGACCAGTCAGTTCCACGGATCCGCCACGACACTCGTCTCTCCTGAGACAGCAGGCATCGAATCAGTAACCACCGACATCTCCATCTGGTCCGCGCCGTTCGTGGCCGCCGGCGTCGGCCACCCAGCGCAACTCGAGTGGAGTCCACACATCGCTGCGCTCCTTGGCATCCTCGGTCTCGCACTCCTCGGTGGTGTTCTCGTCGTCCGCAACCGACTGGGTAGTCGCGACTCGTTCTCAGCCGACTCGAGTACGCACACCGAAGAGTTCCTGACCGATCGAGAACAGGTTCAACAGCTAATTCAGGACAACGGCGGCCGAATGAAGCAATCTCGGATCGTCGACTCCGTCGACTGGTCGAAGGCCAAAGTCAGCAGATTACTCGCCGAACTCGAGGAGGAAGGACGCATTACGAAGCTCCGACTCGGCAGAGAGAACCTCGTCTGCTTGCCCGGACACGAGCCGACAGCGTCACAATCACCCGAGCGACCGACGAGCGAGTGA
- a CDS encoding NAD-dependent epimerase/dehydratase family protein, with translation MDSSAIRDQTVLVTGGAGFIGSHLVEALTPHNDVRILDNFSTGDAANVPEDVTVIDGDVGDPIALQQAARGVDIIFHHAAIVSVSRSVDDPRRSNETNLEASLLVLEQARQEDARVVVASSAAVYGHPDELPVTEASATEPMSPYGIQKLALDQYTRRYAELYDLPTVSLRYFNAYGPRQQGPYSGVISTFLEQARADEPITIEGDGEQTRDFVHVSDIVRANLYAATTDDVGEAYNIGTGAKTSITDLAETIRTATGSSSSIVHRDPRPGDIRHSRADVSKAAQTLGFESRVDLERGIHSLVEETRLAPTGSEPEFLERSA, from the coding sequence ATGGACTCGTCAGCGATTCGCGATCAGACGGTACTCGTGACCGGTGGGGCAGGCTTTATCGGCAGTCACCTGGTGGAGGCGTTGACGCCACACAACGACGTGCGAATCCTCGATAACTTTTCGACGGGGGACGCAGCGAACGTCCCAGAAGATGTGACCGTCATCGACGGCGACGTCGGTGATCCGATCGCGCTCCAGCAGGCCGCTCGCGGCGTCGACATCATCTTCCACCACGCGGCGATCGTCAGCGTCTCGCGAAGCGTCGACGACCCGCGCCGAAGCAACGAGACGAACCTCGAGGCGAGTCTCTTAGTCCTCGAACAGGCCCGACAGGAAGATGCGCGAGTCGTCGTCGCCTCGAGCGCTGCGGTGTACGGCCATCCCGACGAGTTGCCGGTGACGGAAGCGTCGGCGACCGAACCGATGTCGCCCTACGGCATCCAGAAGCTCGCACTCGATCAGTACACGCGACGTTACGCCGAGTTGTACGACCTGCCGACGGTGTCGTTGCGATACTTCAACGCGTACGGTCCCCGCCAGCAGGGGCCCTACAGTGGCGTTATTTCGACGTTTCTCGAGCAGGCCCGAGCCGACGAGCCGATCACGATCGAAGGCGACGGGGAACAAACCCGAGATTTCGTCCACGTGAGCGATATCGTTCGCGCGAATCTATACGCCGCGACGACCGACGACGTCGGGGAGGCGTACAACATCGGCACGGGTGCCAAAACGTCGATTACGGACCTCGCCGAGACCATCCGAACCGCGACGGGGTCGTCCTCGTCGATCGTTCACCGCGACCCCCGTCCCGGTGACATCAGACACAGCCGTGCCGACGTCTCGAAGGCGGCCCAGACGCTCGGCTTCGAATCTCGAGTCGACCTCGAGCGTGGAATTCACTCGCTCGTCGAGGAAACGCGACTCGCGCCGACCGGGAGCGAACCGGAATTCCTCGAACGGTCGGCCTAA
- the allB gene encoding allantoinase AllB: MTVDLVVSNCTVVTPAGRTPDAGVAVEDGEIVAVSRSDQLPDADRELDGDGNVLVPGPIDCHIHNREPGLEYKEDWESATRAAAAGGVTTVVGMPNTDPVIDRPEHLELKFDRGEASAHVDFQSYVVVTSENLKLIPDLDDAGALGFKIFLGSTVGDVPPPNDGEILEAMEAIRETGKRLGFHEENGEVIDHYTAQFKAAGKNDPIHHSHSRPVIAEREAVERMITFAEETGVKIHMYHVSSGSAAEAVARGKDRGVDVTAETTPHYLWFTEEVMREKGNPARIQPPIRDAEEREKLWNVGIDDGVIDCIATDHAPHTPEEKKVDDPFGNTWDAISGFVGLETEIPAMLTFVDQGRLTLEEWVRRHAARPAQVWGMYPQKGSLQVGTDADFTIVDPDEEWTLEDASALHSKNCVTPFEGESFTGNVVSTVVRGEVVYEDGSVVGDSGHGTRVTLE; this comes from the coding sequence ATGACCGTCGACCTCGTCGTGAGCAACTGTACCGTCGTCACGCCGGCCGGGCGAACGCCCGACGCGGGTGTCGCCGTCGAGGACGGTGAGATCGTCGCCGTCAGCCGCAGTGACCAACTCCCCGACGCCGACCGGGAACTCGACGGCGACGGGAACGTACTCGTTCCGGGGCCCATCGACTGTCACATTCACAACCGGGAACCCGGCCTCGAGTACAAGGAAGACTGGGAGTCAGCGACGCGGGCGGCCGCCGCCGGGGGCGTGACGACCGTCGTCGGCATGCCCAATACGGACCCCGTCATCGACCGCCCCGAACACCTCGAGCTCAAGTTCGACCGCGGCGAGGCTTCGGCGCACGTCGACTTTCAAAGTTACGTCGTCGTCACTTCGGAGAACCTCAAGTTGATTCCCGACCTCGACGACGCCGGTGCACTCGGGTTCAAAATCTTCCTCGGTTCGACCGTCGGCGACGTGCCACCGCCGAACGACGGCGAGATTCTCGAGGCGATGGAAGCGATCCGAGAGACGGGCAAGCGTCTCGGCTTCCACGAGGAAAACGGCGAGGTTATCGATCACTACACGGCGCAGTTTAAAGCAGCGGGAAAGAACGACCCGATTCACCACTCTCACTCCCGGCCCGTCATCGCCGAACGCGAGGCCGTCGAGCGGATGATCACATTCGCCGAGGAGACGGGCGTGAAGATCCACATGTACCACGTTTCCTCGGGTTCGGCGGCCGAAGCCGTCGCACGCGGCAAGGATCGCGGCGTCGACGTCACCGCCGAGACGACGCCCCACTACCTCTGGTTCACGGAGGAAGTCATGCGAGAGAAGGGGAACCCGGCCCGCATTCAGCCGCCGATCCGCGATGCCGAAGAACGCGAGAAACTGTGGAACGTCGGTATCGACGACGGCGTGATCGATTGCATCGCCACTGATCACGCCCCCCACACCCCCGAGGAGAAGAAAGTCGACGACCCCTTTGGCAACACGTGGGACGCGATTTCCGGCTTCGTCGGCCTCGAGACCGAGATTCCAGCCATGCTCACCTTCGTCGATCAGGGCCGACTCACGCTCGAGGAGTGGGTTCGTCGCCACGCCGCCCGACCCGCCCAGGTCTGGGGGATGTACCCACAGAAGGGCTCCTTGCAGGTCGGGACCGACGCTGACTTCACGATCGTGGATCCGGACGAGGAGTGGACCCTCGAGGACGCGTCGGCGCTTCACTCGAAAAACTGCGTGACGCCGTTCGAAGGCGAGTCCTTCACCGGAAACGTGGTGTCGACCGTCGTCCGCGGCGAAGTCGTCTACGAGGACGGATCCGTCGTCGGCGACTCCGGGCACGGAACGCGAGTCACACTCGAGTAG
- the tuf gene encoding translation elongation factor EF-1 subunit alpha gives MSDKPHQNLAIIGHVDHGKSTLVGRLLYETGNIPEHVIEQHREEAEEKGKGGFEFAYVMDNLAEERERGVTIDIAHQEFDTDEYDFTIVDTPGHRDFVKNMITGASQADHAVLVVAADDGVAPQTQEHVFLARTLGIDELIVAVNKMDVVDYEESTYDEVLEEVTQLLKQVQFNTDDASFIPISAFEGDNVAESSDETDWYGDETLLEALNDLPEPQPPTDAPLRLPIQDVYTISGIGTVPVGRIETGVMNIGDTVSFQPSDVGGEVKTIEMHHEEVPKAAPGDNVGFNVRGIGKDDIRRGDVCGPADDPPSVAETFQAQVVVMQHPSVITAGYTPVFHAHTAQVACTIESIDKKMDPASGEVAEEDPDFIQSGDAAVVTIRPQKPLSIEPSSEIPELGSFAIRDMGQTIAAGKVLEINERE, from the coding sequence ATGAGTGACAAACCCCACCAAAATCTGGCCATCATCGGACACGTCGACCACGGGAAGAGCACGCTGGTCGGGCGACTCCTCTACGAGACGGGGAACATCCCCGAACACGTCATCGAGCAACACCGCGAGGAGGCCGAAGAGAAGGGCAAAGGCGGCTTCGAGTTCGCCTACGTCATGGACAACCTCGCCGAAGAGCGAGAGCGGGGCGTCACCATCGACATCGCCCATCAGGAGTTCGACACCGACGAGTACGACTTCACAATCGTCGATACGCCCGGACACCGCGACTTCGTCAAGAACATGATCACCGGGGCGTCTCAGGCCGATCACGCCGTACTCGTCGTCGCCGCCGACGACGGTGTCGCGCCCCAGACCCAGGAGCACGTCTTCCTAGCTCGGACCCTCGGTATCGACGAACTCATCGTCGCCGTCAACAAGATGGACGTCGTCGACTACGAGGAATCGACGTACGACGAGGTCCTCGAGGAAGTCACACAACTGCTCAAACAGGTGCAATTCAACACCGACGACGCCTCGTTCATCCCGATTTCGGCGTTCGAGGGCGACAACGTCGCCGAGTCGTCGGACGAGACGGACTGGTACGGCGACGAGACGTTGCTCGAGGCACTCAACGATCTCCCCGAGCCACAGCCCCCCACAGATGCGCCGCTTCGGCTCCCAATTCAGGACGTGTACACGATTTCGGGTATCGGGACCGTCCCAGTCGGCCGAATCGAGACCGGTGTCATGAACATCGGCGACACCGTCTCCTTCCAGCCCAGCGACGTGGGCGGCGAAGTGAAGACGATCGAAATGCACCACGAAGAGGTGCCAAAAGCAGCGCCGGGTGACAACGTTGGATTCAACGTCCGCGGAATCGGCAAGGACGACATCCGCCGCGGTGACGTCTGTGGCCCGGCCGACGACCCACCGAGCGTCGCCGAGACGTTCCAGGCCCAGGTCGTCGTCATGCAACACCCATCGGTCATCACGGCTGGCTACACCCCGGTCTTCCACGCCCACACGGCACAGGTCGCGTGTACGATCGAGTCTATCGACAAGAAGATGGACCCCGCAAGCGGCGAAGTCGCCGAAGAAGACCCCGACTTCATCCAGTCTGGTGACGCTGCTGTGGTCACCATCCGACCACAAAAGCCACTCAGCATCGAGCCCTCGAGCGAGATCCCAGAACTCGGGAGCTTTGCCATCCGTGACATGGGTCAGACCATCGCGGCCGGCAAGGTCCTCGAGATCAACGAGCGAGAGTGA
- a CDS encoding NRAMP family divalent metal transporter, whose product MGATKSVPEQLADELSKAIGEYGLAFVMVASYFGSGSVFIASQAGVMHGYTLLWAVVGAVLLGIMAQDMSARLGIHGEPLMVFVRRKLGRVLATGIAVFLSIGCIAWCLGLVAAVGAGVSFLTGGAIAWQPVAIVTTVLAIGVGLLDYQRIEQLMVVMMLSLMVLYLVVAGPSNPDLGAVALGFVPTSDTLGALTIAAGLLGTTALWPNFFLESILVEEKGWADESDVSNARRDLTIGFTVGGITTVAILIVAAAILRPMGYTELESFITPGEALVEVFGTWAMVLFVAGVTVAAFNSIIPIMWTPAYIVPQAMDIDVDQGTRAFKLVFVAVTATGFASPLVSHLLDLQVVDMVILFPTYNGIFGLPLAALLLYWAVNDRETMGQHRNTTALNVVNAFLVLLAFVLAVFAVQDFLEVLFGGGF is encoded by the coding sequence ATGGGCGCAACAAAATCCGTTCCGGAACAGCTCGCTGACGAGCTGTCGAAAGCGATTGGAGAGTACGGACTGGCGTTCGTTATGGTCGCCAGCTACTTCGGCTCGGGATCGGTCTTCATCGCGAGTCAGGCCGGCGTAATGCACGGCTACACGCTCCTGTGGGCCGTCGTTGGCGCGGTACTGCTCGGCATCATGGCCCAAGACATGAGCGCGCGCCTGGGGATCCACGGCGAACCGCTCATGGTCTTCGTCCGACGAAAACTGGGACGCGTCCTCGCGACGGGGATTGCAGTCTTTCTCTCGATTGGCTGCATCGCCTGGTGTCTCGGCCTCGTCGCCGCCGTCGGCGCCGGCGTCTCCTTTCTGACCGGCGGCGCCATCGCCTGGCAGCCGGTCGCAATCGTGACGACCGTCCTCGCCATCGGCGTCGGCTTGCTGGACTACCAGCGGATCGAACAGTTGATGGTCGTGATGATGCTGTCGCTGATGGTGCTCTACCTCGTCGTTGCGGGACCGAGCAATCCCGACCTGGGTGCTGTGGCGCTCGGATTCGTTCCGACGTCGGACACGCTCGGCGCATTGACGATCGCCGCCGGCCTGCTCGGGACGACCGCGCTATGGCCCAACTTCTTCCTCGAGTCGATCCTCGTCGAGGAGAAGGGGTGGGCCGACGAGAGCGACGTCTCGAACGCCCGTCGGGACCTGACGATCGGATTCACCGTCGGCGGGATTACCACGGTCGCGATCCTGATCGTGGCCGCCGCGATACTGCGGCCGATGGGGTACACCGAACTCGAGTCCTTCATCACGCCGGGTGAGGCGCTCGTCGAAGTGTTCGGTACGTGGGCGATGGTGCTGTTCGTCGCGGGCGTCACCGTCGCGGCGTTCAATAGTATCATCCCGATTATGTGGACCCCGGCGTACATCGTTCCACAGGCGATGGACATCGACGTCGACCAGGGCACTCGCGCCTTCAAACTCGTTTTCGTCGCCGTCACCGCGACAGGTTTCGCTTCGCCGCTGGTCAGTCACCTCCTGGACCTGCAGGTCGTCGACATGGTCATCCTGTTCCCGACGTACAACGGCATCTTCGGCCTACCGCTCGCGGCGTTGTTGTTGTACTGGGCAGTTAACGACCGCGAGACGATGGGACAACACCGGAACACGACGGCGCTGAACGTCGTCAACGCGTTTCTCGTGTTGCTAGCGTTCGTCCTCGCCGTCTTCGCGGTCCAGGACTTCCTCGAGGTACTCTTCGGTGGCGGCTTCTAG
- a CDS encoding quinone-dependent dihydroorotate dehydrogenase yields MTLYSRVRPLAFTLPAETAHDLGKRTLRAAQSTWPTRTALSSAYQYEHPALEVDLFGTTFSNPVGVAAGFDKNAEVTHALEALGFGFVEIGTVTPYSQEGNDRPRLFRLREDEAMVNRMGFNGQGMDRVRDRLEADGTPGFPLGVNIGKMNSSSEDEAIEDYRRVFDRLSPFADYVVVNVSCPNTPDEFDEASPEHLRAIFETLEAENDGDVPMLVKIGPDEPEESVLELVDIVRQFDLDGIVATNTSTSREGLESPERSEWGGLSGAPIENRSTAVIRSIAKHTDGDLPIIGVGGVDSPTSAYAKIRAGASLVQLYTGFVYEGPSTAKRINRGLVQLLERDGFDTVEDAVGAGLE; encoded by the coding sequence ATGACGCTGTACTCGCGGGTTCGGCCCCTCGCGTTCACACTCCCCGCCGAGACGGCACACGACCTCGGCAAACGGACGCTCCGGGCCGCCCAATCCACGTGGCCGACGCGGACGGCGCTCTCGAGTGCCTACCAGTACGAACACCCGGCACTCGAGGTCGACCTGTTCGGAACCACGTTTTCAAACCCGGTGGGCGTGGCGGCCGGCTTCGACAAGAACGCCGAAGTAACACACGCGCTCGAGGCGCTCGGGTTCGGATTCGTCGAAATCGGGACCGTTACGCCCTACTCTCAGGAGGGCAACGACAGGCCGCGGCTGTTCCGTCTCCGAGAGGACGAGGCGATGGTCAACCGAATGGGATTCAACGGTCAGGGAATGGACCGCGTTCGCGACCGACTCGAGGCCGACGGCACTCCGGGCTTCCCACTCGGGGTCAACATCGGGAAGATGAACTCCTCGAGCGAGGACGAAGCGATCGAGGACTACCGGCGCGTCTTCGACCGACTCTCGCCCTTCGCCGACTACGTCGTCGTCAACGTCTCCTGTCCGAACACGCCCGACGAGTTCGACGAGGCCTCGCCCGAGCATCTTCGTGCGATTTTCGAGACGCTCGAGGCCGAAAACGACGGAGACGTCCCGATGCTGGTGAAGATCGGCCCCGACGAACCCGAGGAGTCGGTGCTCGAGTTAGTCGATATCGTCCGGCAATTCGACCTCGACGGCATTGTCGCGACAAACACGTCGACGAGTCGCGAGGGACTCGAGTCCCCGGAACGAAGCGAGTGGGGCGGGCTCAGCGGCGCGCCGATCGAAAATCGGTCGACGGCAGTCATCCGATCGATCGCGAAACACACCGACGGCGACCTGCCGATTATCGGCGTCGGAGGGGTCGATTCGCCGACGAGTGCGTACGCGAAGATTCGAGCCGGCGCGTCCCTCGTCCAGTTGTACACCGGCTTCGTCTACGAGGGCCCGTCGACGGCGAAGCGGATCAATCGCGGACTCGTCCAGTTACTCGAGCGCGACGGCTTCGACACGGTCGAAGACGCCGTCGGTGCCGGCCTCGAGTAA